From Candidatus Rubrimentiphilum sp., one genomic window encodes:
- a CDS encoding glycosyltransferase family 2 protein, translating to MPRFAGNPPSVTIVTGVFNEEASLEAFRAEVLRSLLSRTDVHYEVLFVDDGSTDRSWEIIERFCEESPRFRGLRLSRNFGAHTADAAGIDRADGDAVVTLACDLQDPPETILEFVDKWRAGAQIVWGRRRSRAENKVRVLLVNLFSWLMRVQAMPKGSKFSTGGFFLIDRRVVECFRQFREHNRITFALVAWTGFKQDVVLYDRRARKAGSSGWNFSRMIKAMYDALLGFSSLLPRLITLLGAAIFLVNIPVAIFLIVNYFLSRPLPGWTGVMISLSFFFGVVCLMLGGMSEYLHMIYIETTGRPLYFVAQEAGTTRPEER from the coding sequence ATGCCGCGTTTCGCGGGTAATCCGCCTTCGGTAACGATCGTTACCGGCGTCTTCAATGAAGAGGCTTCTCTAGAGGCCTTTCGCGCGGAAGTCCTTCGCAGTTTGCTCTCGCGCACTGACGTCCATTACGAAGTCCTCTTTGTCGATGACGGCAGTACGGACCGCTCCTGGGAAATTATCGAACGTTTCTGCGAGGAATCTCCCCGCTTTCGCGGCCTGCGGCTCTCGCGCAATTTCGGCGCCCACACCGCAGACGCGGCGGGCATCGATCGCGCCGACGGCGACGCCGTCGTGACGTTAGCCTGCGACCTTCAGGACCCGCCGGAAACGATTCTGGAGTTCGTCGACAAATGGCGCGCCGGCGCGCAGATCGTTTGGGGACGCCGGCGTTCTCGCGCGGAGAACAAAGTTCGCGTGCTTCTCGTGAATCTGTTCTCATGGCTTATGCGCGTCCAGGCAATGCCCAAGGGCTCCAAGTTCTCGACCGGCGGGTTTTTCTTGATCGACCGCCGCGTCGTAGAATGTTTTCGGCAGTTTCGAGAGCACAATCGCATTACGTTCGCGCTTGTCGCGTGGACCGGGTTCAAACAAGACGTTGTCTTGTACGACCGCCGTGCCCGTAAGGCCGGCAGCTCCGGCTGGAATTTCAGCCGCATGATTAAAGCGATGTATGACGCGCTGTTAGGTTTTTCCAGCCTGCTGCCGCGGCTGATCACGCTTCTCGGCGCGGCGATTTTCCTAGTGAATATTCCCGTCGCAATTTTTCTCATCGTGAATTATTTTCTCTCGCGCCCCCTCCCGGGTTGGACGGGCGTCATGATCTCGCTCTCCTTTTTCTTCGGAGTGGTTTGCCTGATGTTGGGAGGCATGAGCGAGTACTTGCATATGATTTACATTGAAACGACGGGCCGCCCACTCTATTTCGTCGCACAGGAGGCGGGGACAACCCGGCCGGAAGAGCGATGA
- a CDS encoding class I SAM-dependent methyltransferase: MTEDLPLWAGEVVETAAARSVQRGVLRCLTTERDAGIEYYRSIGGAHMHERAAVSFAMTALDTVVYREYLSALRPPSLDALIVDVGGGDGRNAWPWLEWGYKRVVVIDPIISALDRFRSRVAEQRPEWLNNLLLIEANARRIPLVAGCAARVQAIEALYYLNEAYEDGLRECARVLSDSGQLLVSERDYEGGLLMSLLYGSLEECLAQAESRDVWDGTAGLRVRSRCFTADELDGLLTRNKLRIVSHRGISALSLVLGYLRSAGKITNEDEARIDDVHGLLRKLGPTGSMRRCHVVVAEKNL, from the coding sequence ATGACCGAGGACCTTCCGCTTTGGGCGGGCGAGGTCGTCGAAACGGCAGCAGCCCGCAGCGTTCAGCGCGGCGTGCTCCGTTGTCTTACGACTGAGCGTGACGCCGGCATTGAGTATTACCGTTCGATCGGCGGCGCGCACATGCACGAACGCGCAGCCGTTAGCTTCGCGATGACCGCGCTCGACACGGTTGTTTACCGCGAGTATCTCTCCGCTCTGCGGCCGCCGTCATTGGACGCTCTTATCGTGGACGTCGGCGGCGGAGATGGGCGAAACGCGTGGCCTTGGCTGGAGTGGGGATACAAGCGCGTTGTCGTGATCGATCCGATTATTTCAGCGCTCGACCGTTTTCGCTCGCGGGTGGCCGAGCAACGCCCGGAGTGGCTGAACAATCTCTTGCTCATCGAAGCGAACGCCCGGAGAATTCCGCTGGTCGCCGGGTGCGCCGCCCGCGTTCAAGCGATCGAAGCGCTCTATTATCTGAACGAGGCCTATGAAGACGGTCTCCGCGAGTGCGCACGCGTGCTTTCGGATTCCGGTCAGCTGCTCGTCTCCGAGCGCGATTACGAGGGCGGCCTTCTCATGAGTCTGCTCTACGGAAGTCTAGAGGAGTGCTTAGCGCAAGCAGAGTCACGCGACGTCTGGGATGGTACCGCGGGTTTGCGCGTGCGAAGCCGCTGCTTCACGGCTGACGAATTGGATGGACTCCTGACGCGTAACAAGCTCCGAATTGTGTCGCATCGCGGAATCTCAGCGCTGTCGCTTGTCCTCGGGTATCTTCGTTCGGCCGGAAAGATCACAAATGAGGATGAAGCGCGGATTGACGACGTCCATGGCCTTCTGCGCAAGCTTGGCCCTACCGGATCGATGCGCCGGTGTCATGTCGTCGTTGCCGAAAAGAATTTATGA
- a CDS encoding GNAT family N-acetyltransferase, with the protein MNQPLVVAAAEERDAEAWAHFVLESNDGTLYHELPFLAYHPPDRFRFEHLIVRQGATIVSVVPGGVVERDGGLAFVSPLGASVGGPLILRPHLAETISIVEALQAHARTRGWTALEFVLGPTAYQRLPADVTSFALFARGFRIIERDLTFIVPVQSGAVDGYATLFRKKQAWGVRAALRRGVTVSHGGEELLAPFIALFRETYERHGVAATHSEAEIADLLRRFPGRIEIAAAMREGVPLAAILVFRLNDRVGQTFYICSSSAHARENGTVAALSAVIDRLASTGARALDLGPSASSRRINEGVVFFKEGLGAAGQARDRWAWSVTG; encoded by the coding sequence ATGAACCAGCCGCTCGTCGTCGCTGCGGCCGAAGAACGCGATGCGGAAGCGTGGGCGCACTTCGTCCTCGAGTCAAACGACGGGACGCTCTACCACGAACTTCCGTTCCTTGCCTATCACCCACCGGATCGCTTCCGTTTCGAGCACTTGATCGTCAGGCAAGGGGCGACCATCGTGTCGGTCGTGCCGGGCGGTGTCGTCGAGCGCGACGGCGGGCTCGCCTTCGTTTCACCGCTGGGCGCATCGGTTGGCGGCCCGCTCATTCTCCGCCCACATCTTGCCGAGACGATTTCGATCGTCGAGGCGCTCCAGGCGCACGCGCGGACGCGCGGGTGGACTGCCCTCGAGTTCGTACTCGGTCCGACAGCCTACCAGCGCCTTCCGGCGGATGTGACGTCGTTTGCGTTGTTCGCCCGCGGCTTCCGCATAATCGAGCGCGACCTAACATTTATCGTTCCGGTTCAATCCGGCGCAGTCGATGGCTACGCGACCCTCTTCCGCAAGAAACAGGCGTGGGGCGTCCGCGCAGCGCTGCGGCGCGGCGTCACCGTATCGCACGGAGGCGAGGAGCTGCTCGCTCCATTCATCGCGCTCTTTCGCGAGACGTACGAGCGGCATGGCGTCGCGGCTACCCATAGCGAAGCGGAGATCGCCGATCTGCTGCGGCGCTTTCCCGGCCGCATCGAGATCGCAGCGGCGATGCGCGAAGGCGTGCCGCTCGCCGCAATACTCGTGTTCCGCCTCAACGATCGTGTGGGCCAGACGTTCTACATTTGCAGCAGCAGTGCGCACGCTCGAGAGAACGGGACCGTTGCCGCGTTATCTGCCGTGATCGATCGCCTTGCTTCAACGGGCGCCCGCGCGCTGGATCTTGGACCGAGTGCGTCGTCCCGCCGGATCAATGAGGGCGTCGTATTCTTTAAGGAAGGATTGGGAGCCGCGGGACAGGCTCGCGATCGCTGGGCGTGGAGCGTGACGGGCTAG